ttggtataactttgattataaacaaaatcaaataatttgtttataacttttaacaatatgtaacaaaacaaatcaacaataatatacgagaattaccttcagagcaattcgtgctgataacgtgttgtaaaacaaagacaaatataatgcaaatcaaagtagtagagataaaatatatcttactttgatatataatatggaagaaggaatcaaaaaagagaattgagaaagtgaaaagagagagagagagagagagagaatgagaggaagaactttcttctttttctcagGATGCTCTTacatgggggggggggggggggggggggtaagaagcctttgataggcttcataatatgaactcccattactcatcttaaagatgagtaaatggagttcataatgaccatcaatgtggtcattcattactcttcatttacaacaactataaatttatttttctcacctTCATCAGTTTTTTAAGTCCTACTCAAACTAATAAACCATGATTATTATTAAATGTGACTTTTTGccataaatacaaaatttgtaTCCATAAAAATGATTTGTCACGGAATATATGATATGGTTAACTATAATATTTTGCCACTGAGTACAAATttcttctctaaaaaaaattatttttgccatgaaaataaaatttgttacaaaaatcttctttttttcataaaaatttatttgtgcTTAAAATTGAGGTAGtaaaatgtgaaatttgttGGAGTGCAttgacaaatttaaattaaatataatcagaattaaattaaaatcaaatcaaaacccTTGACTTAAGGAGCTGGAATGggataaaattaaataggaCCCCCTGACTTGGTGAATCGATGAGAGTTTCtaacaaagaaaatcaattttcagCATAAATCAGGAGTTATGCCTTTTAGTCCCAAAATCAGGATCCAAATGGAGGTGATGAAGCTTAATTTTCTTGAGATTAAAATCtgggaattttggatattaaacaattgcttgaaataattaaattcctagtgcttttttaatcaaattatttcTGAAGTTCACAAGATTATCGCATTTGAGTGCCTTTGCCAGACAATCTCTCTCATTGCATTCTGAACAATTATAGTAGAAACAAATCATAATAACTTCAAAGTAGCAATTAGGAGCCTCCTGGTGACAATTTATAAAACTATAGGAGCATATATATGCCATGTATCTCGAAGCATTAAGCATTAATGCTTTAAGTCATAAACATAAGCGACTATGGGGCTCCTCACTCTGTAAACCCCATCATCCCATACCAAAGAACCTGATATTACAGGGCTACTTAGTGCTGCCACACCAACGGTGACAGTGAAGGTTTGCGTCTCTCCAAGGGATTTGAATGAAAGTACACTTGGTTCAACTTGGATACTAAGTTCTGGAGGGCCAGCTACATTTGCCTTGTAAGTTGAGACTGGTGATCCGATGTTTGTGACGGTTCTAGTGAAGGTACGAGTAACTCCTGCCCCATTATCGGTAGATACGGCAAAAGAAGGGTAGTTTAAATCCCAAACAGTTCCATTTGTGGCAGCAGAACAAGTGATGTTTTCTCCCGTGACAAGGTGCAACTTTGTAGTGTTATAGCCTTGCCCACACAAAAACTTGATGTAATCTGCCTCCCCAGCATCATATACCAAACCAGGATTTGCAGCCAGTAGGGGATTCAACTGACCTGCCCCATATGCAAACTCTAGGTCGGTGTTGGTTTCAACACTCAAGCGAGAAGCTGCCAATAACAATGGAAACATGAGCATTAGTTACAGATACGGGTTCTATTAATACTTCAACTTAGCTGTCTCCAAAAGCAGCTTTCAAAAAGAGTACTTGAACAAGATACTCAGCCTTAAAACTTTAGTTTCAAAAATGCCCACAGATTATGGATGAAGTACCAGTTGTCATTAAGGCAGACTTGATGGCAGCAGGAGACCATGTTGGGTGAAATGATTTAACGTAGGCAGCAGCCCCGGAAGCATGTGGACAAGCCATGGACGTCCCTGAAATGATATTGTATGGAACTACTCTTGTATCCCCTGGAACTCCTGTCAAACTTGAAGCTTCTGTCCATGCTGCTAGAATGTTAACTCCTGGCGCGGCGATGTCAGGCTGCACAGTTACAAGACATTGCCACTAATTAAGAAAGAAGTGGGTACACAAAGGAAAGATCCAGAGGAAATTGAATATCTGAGTTACACTGAGAATGTCACGGGTAATAGGGTTTGGGCCTCTCGACGAAAACCAAACTACAAACGGTGCCAATTCATTTTTAGCCTCGGTGGTCTTCTGTATATTCGCAGTTGGTGTGCTGTTTACGGAGGAAGAAGTGCAAGAAAATTAGTATGATCTAAGCGTTATCCCTAGGTTCACAAAGAATAATAATCAAGTTTCTTGGAGAACATGAATTTGAAGAGTACCTAGTTGAGTTTATGTACTCATGAACGTCGCTAGTATAGTTGGAGTCCAAGCAGGATGTAGGTAAGGGGAAAGCGAAGGACAAATCTGTGTAGCCATGATTTGGCATTACAGTACCTGCTGCTCCAGCACTCATCGCTCCCACTCCATCACCCAACCCGTCACAGAGTACAATTTTACCCGTAACCAGAGACTCGTTCAAGGAGCCTTCCAAGCAGTACCTGCATTTCATGATAAAATTTGTGCATTTTCATTCTTCAAATAGTACTATACCTTGCTGAAGCTTCATTTAAATGGGCTTCCATAAACTTCAATGAACACCATTACAGATTTCACATTTTCACCTGGAATAATATGCATCAGATCCTGCCGACGTGTTTGGCGCATCTCCGCCATAAATGAGAGGGACCATATCATTCATCTCGAAAGTATTTAGAGAGAGTTCTCCCTACATGTAAACAAGAGGTCAAGATAACTTGGGAAAAGACAATTATGGTCAATGCCTATCTCAGAATTGAGATCCCTTCAGTAGATATTGTTGTCAATGCCTATCTCACCTCATAAGTCAGGTTGTTTCCCAAGTGCAACGCGGTCAGAAACTTTCTGTCAATGACGCTAGCAGCAACTGAGAGAGACCAAGGCGAGAAATTTGTAATAGATGCGGGATCTGGACCCGAATTACCACCAGCATTAGATGTGAGTATCCCATTCTTCATAGAATGGAAAGCTCCAATCGCAATTGGATCTTCAAAGTAATCCAGAGGAAAGGATCCCCCAACTGAAAGAGAGATAATATCAACCCCATCGGCAATTGCATCATCAAATGCTGCAAGGATATCTGCATCATAACAACCATCCGCCCAACATATCTTATACGCTGCAATGCGGGCTGAAGGAGTCCCTCCTCGAGCTGTTCCTGCGCCAAGGCCCAGTAAGCTTGCCCCACTAACTACATTTCCAGCTGCTGTGGATGCAGTATGTGTCCCATGCCCTTCTGTGTCTCTTGGTGATGCAAAATCTACTGAGGGTATAAATCCATCACTCCTATAGTATTTAGCTCCAATGATTTTACTGCAAAGCATCAAAAATTTTGTTAATCATCATTGGGATCCTCTGTATATCTCATTATACGTGTGCAGATGAAATCATaaacaggaaaagaaaaaaaaaaaaaaaaagatcatttaCTTGTTGCAAGTGAAATTGGATGAGGTTTGACAAGTGCCCTTCCATTTGCTTGGTGGTGGACCAAACCCTTCATCACTGAAACTGGCAGACTCAGGCCAGATCCCAGTGTCGAGCATTCCAACAATAATGTCACTTTCAGTAGTTGTTTTATTAGCTTCCAGGGGGAAGCCGATGAAGTCCCATGACCTAGTTGTGAGGAGtttcttctttccatttggGAACACTGACACAACCCCGTCCATGCCTGGATATACAAGGTTACAATCAGGTTGACAAACAAATATAGGACAATTTAAGATAGCATGCAGTTAATTAACCTACTGGACAGTTCCTTCGACTCCTCCTCCGTCAACCTTGCGACAAACCCGTTGAAGCTCCTCTTGTAGCTATGGAGAAGATATTCAGATCCACTGCTCTTGGATGCAATCCACGGGAGAAGTTAGACCACTAAAAGATCTTCATTCTTGCCAGATTTTCTAGCGtgagttttattttcttctgtCATAATCTGTGTATATAATATACTTTCCATCTAACgttcgatttttttttcccaaactgTCAGAAAAATTTATCCCCGTGATGTAATCCTGGTAAATTAAGTTGATTTGCCGTTCTGTGGGCATGCAAGCTTAAATTTGATGTCCgtttgaaaaaaatacaaattttaaagaacaaagTTTCATGACAAAAAATTGTAGTAACCTTGTATGTACAATGTGGTAGTTTTTAGGTAAAAAGTAtgaatttatcatatattttaaaaaattttaaaatttgatgtaatAAACCATTTTTGATACCTccatttaaatgaattttttaaaatgattatattttaaaaataaatttataaaaattcatgcaTTTTATGTTGAagttattattgatttttgtttttaaaaacagaaaataagaaatgtatcttaaagattattatttattttattttcctttggttaaaataaaaaccataatagaggaccaaggaaaaaaatatatatataatcaaccAACTAAGAAATTCCTTTAAGATATAATCAATGCATGTTGAAGAATTTTCACCAAAAAGCTCAATATATGTGTGATCACAATTTATGCAGGAAGcaattataaatcataaatcatcttttttttttcttttttttttgaaaaaaaagaaagaagaagctAATTACCTGCCAGTGACTTCTTGTAGTATGTTAGCTTGAAGGGATGACGCAGACACTTGACCTTTGGGAAGGTCACCCATGTACACAATGTACTCCTGCAACCATAAATTCCCATATATCCATCAGTTCTATTATAAAACAATTGTATCCCATGCACCATTTACATGCATCGACTGTTTCTCAAATATACTCAGTGACCATCACAAAATacgaagaaaaaaataaaatggcaGCAGGGTCCATAAGAGAGATTATTTGCCTTTCGATCTTTGTTGGCTGCTCCACTGCAGCTAATAAGCAGAGTGCAAGCAAGACTAATCAAGAGAAGCCACGAAGGGGGACATGCCATATTGCCCATTCGAATTTGAAAGGGGAGTCCCAGAAGCTTGAGGGGCAAGTGCTTGTATTTGCATGGAAGCTacctgtagacccccatttaggggCTCATGTTTTTATCACATTGGCTGTAAGTTTTTCTTTGCAGGTGGAAggctctcaaggagccacgTGTCTCTTCCAGATTGACTAGAAAAGAATCAAGTTAGTGGTTTTTGATGGCCAATGGAAGCTTGACATGTGGAGATTTCTTTCAGCAGAAAAAGCTGAAAACGGTTGAGGATGGCAGCTGCAGGGGGGGAGAAGGGCAGCTGTGTGAGGTGTCTGGCCGTTGGAGATATTTTGGAGGGGAGAGGTTCTTCTAGGGGGAGTGGTCTTCCGGGCCGTAGGGAGTGAGATATCTTGAGAGAGTTTTGAGGGCTTAGGCAGAAATTAGTTTAGAGGCAGTGAGAGGTCTTCATCGCTATTTTTTTTGGGGGGTGAGATTCTGAGAGAGACTGGTTTTCATAGAGGTATTTTGGGAGCAgaggttcattttttttaggaatcaaGATTGGCTGAGGGAAGGGAAGCAAGTTTGGTTGAGAGGGAGAGGGTTGTTGTCTAAGGAGGAGCGCATCACTGGGTCTCGAAGAGCCAGCCAGAGAGATCAAGGGAAACGTATTCAATTTCAGGGAGGGTTATTTCCAGCTGGTCAGAAAGAAGAGGAAATATACAAAAGGGCGACACAGGTATGATTTCCATAAGTTCGCTTCCGTATCCAGGTCATTTGATTTGTGTTCTTTGAACGTaatgagattttattttgatgtcGGGATTCGCTTATACTCATGTTATGTTATGTTATGTTATGTTATGTTTCTAACCCATTTTCTGAGATTTAGCTTAATTTTCTCTCTATGAGTTTGCTGGTCACCACGATCTTATTCTTTCTATGAAATCTGTTTGAAAACCATTTTGACCCATCCCCTGCATCTGAGCCCATTGATAAATACATGAAATGAGGCTTGAATGGGTTCATTTCGTTTCCTACTGTTTTGCTCTGTTTTGCTGTCCATCCTCTGTTCCGAGTACCCATCCATATCATGTCTCAGATTTCCCATCTTTGCCTGGAGAGGAAGGGTATTGCAGGAGATTGGTTCTCAGTCCTTGGACACGAAAAACTACAGTTGAACATTGTGTTGGGTCTAACTATTTTGACTAGAATATTTTTGAGAGAAATCAGACGAAGGACTTTGTCACTCTTCTTCTGATCGTTTTGATGGTGTTCGCTCTTGTTGATTTTGCCTCCGTGTCCCTCTACGCCGAAATGAGACAGAGCTTAAGGGAAGAGAGCATGAGATGTAAAGAAGTTTTGGCAACCAAATATCAACTCACGGCCACTGACGTCGCTGCTACTGTTTCTCATATTGGTTTAGATACTGCAGGACCATGAAGTTTTGGGATCATGGTGCATAGATTTGCTGTGTTTGGGACTAGGTTACAGTAGAAACTGAAAGACGATATAGTGTTATTGGTGGATAGGATATTTGACCCTGACAAGTATCTCGACACGATAATGGCTTACTTTGTATTCAATGGAGGGGACTTTAAGTGCGCACTCTCTGCTTTTCTCATTTCACGTTTCTTGCAATTCTTGTGAGGTTCAAAGAGTAAATTGAAGTCTGATGTCTCCATCACTACTGGGTGTGGAGGAGAGAAGGCAGAGCAATACCTCTCTAATGGCTTCTTCTGGCTCTATGGATTGTTTCAGACAGCAAAAGAGGGTTCTCTGACACCATGAATGAGGTTCCTTGAGATGCAAAGTTCTGTTTATGCTGAAAGAAATTGGATATTTCATGCACCTAGGTCCGAATCTGAATCTCCATAATCTGTAGGACCAGGAGAGTTTCTTGCAAATTCCACAATAAATGTGATGTTATCGTCCAGGTCATCTGGGGTGCAGTCAGCAGTTGTAAACAAAGAAGCGCCGCCAAAGGTACCGCAGGAGCGTCCTCATGCTACCGATGGAAGTAGTCATAACCAGATCATGGCTAATAATAATGGCAGTGCACCTACTGCCAAGGTTCAGGTTGACGAGGTTGACACTTGTACGATCTTTTGGGAAGAACACGTTGACCACTGCTTCAAAGAAGGCTGAAGTAGACCGGAAAGGGATGGTTTGGTGCTCCATTTGTCAAAGTCAGTATGGATGGCCCATTGTATGAGAAACGTCAGAGCCCCTCTAAACTTTAGCAGTAACACTCTAGCAAGTAGCAAATATTTCGGCAAACAAAAGCAGGAGGCGGTGAATTGAGGGCCCCATACACATTCTTCGAGGCCACTTCAAGGAAATAGTCTATTGTTGTGTTAGTTCAGATCTTGGAATTGTTGTCTCATGCTCTCAATCATCTGATGTTTTGTTGCTTTCTGTAAGAAAGGGCCGCTTGATCATAAGGCTGGTTGGGGTGGAGGCCCGTGCCATATGCCTTTCATCTGATGGAGATAACAGTATGTTGCAGAAGGTGATTAAGTCCTTTAACTTGAACATACCGGTGCGGGAACTTCAGCATAAGGATCCAAAAGTTGTGCTTCAAACTGCGTTCTCATCTGGGCAGTCCGCTGTATCATCAATTGCTGGATCAGGGACACTAGCAGGAACTACACAGGTTGCACAAAACTCAGCTCTTGGTTCGTTCACTTCAGCAACTTCTAACATGTCAGTAAACTCAAACCTTGGCATTTCTCAACCATTGAGTAATCTTCAAGGAGGTGTTAGTATGGGCCAAACAGTACCTGGAATGAGCTAAGGGAATCTTCCTAGTGGACAAATGGTACAAAGTGGAATTGGTATGAACCAGAACATGATGAGTGGACTTGGTTCATCAGGTATACCTTCTGGAACTGGCACAATGATTCCAACTCCAGGAATGTCTCAACAAGTGCAACCAGGAATGCCATCTCTTGGTGTGAACAAGAATGCAGCAGCTAATATACCCTTACCACAGTAGGCATCAGGTGCTATGCAAACAGCACAGTCCAAATATGTAAAGGTTTGGGTGGGAAACTT
This DNA window, taken from Vitis riparia cultivar Riparia Gloire de Montpellier isolate 1030 chromosome 13, EGFV_Vit.rip_1.0, whole genome shotgun sequence, encodes the following:
- the LOC117928459 gene encoding cucumisin-like translates to MACPPSWLLLISLACTLLISCSGAANKDRKEYIVYMGDLPKGQVSASSLQANILQEVTGSSGSEYLLHSYKRSFNGFVARLTEEESKELSSMDGVVSVFPNGKKKLLTTRSWDFIGFPLEANKTTTESDIIVGMLDTGIWPESASFSDEGFGPPPSKWKGTCQTSSNFTCNNKIIGAKYYRSDGFIPSVDFASPRDTEGHGTHTASTAAGNVVSGASLLGLGAGTARGGTPSARIAAYKICWADGCYDADILAAFDDAIADGVDIISLSVGGSFPLDYFEDPIAIGAFHSMKNGILTSNAGGNSGPDPASITNFSPWSLSVAASVIDRKFLTALHLGNNLTYEGELSLNTFEMNDMVPLIYGGDAPNTSAGSDAYYSRYCLEGSLNESLVTGKIVLCDGLGDGVGAMSAGAAGTVMPNHGYTDLSFAFPLPTSCLDSNYTSDVHEYINSTSTPTANIQKTTEAKNELAPFVVWFSSRGPNPITRDILSPDIAAPGVNILAAWTEASSLTGVPGDTRVVPYNIISGTSMACPHASGAAAYVKSFHPTWSPAAIKSALMTTASRLSVETNTDLEFAYGAGQLNPLLAANPGLVYDAGEADYIKFLCGQGYNTTKLHLVTGENITCSAATNGTVWDLNYPSFAVSTDNGAGVTRTFTRTVTNIGSPVSTYKANVAGPPELSIQVEPSVLSFKSLGETQTFTVTVGVAALSSPVISGSLVWDDGVYRVRSPIVAYVYDLKH